Proteins encoded together in one Microbacterium sp. zg-Y625 window:
- a CDS encoding carbohydrate ABC transporter permease produces the protein MTQSLPDRTVPVALAPAAGAALSPAADEVRPRQNRPSRRRRVEQGFVLAALVVFAVIFAYPFVWLVSASFKPRGEVFDNKLIPDTFTVENYVRVWQEAPLALWLLNTLIVTVLAAVTVTISSAMVAWGFAYFRFRGRGVLFGLVLASMMLPGAVTMIPTFLIWNALGQIGTLTPMWAQNLFASAFYVFLIRQFMLGLPRELFDAARVDGASQWGLFWRIVLPLSKPAIAVTLVFEVQAVWTDLMRALIYLRDASTFTIPRGLKSLVDSFGFGGEWHWEIIITASVIATVPMILIFFLGQRQIIRGVGAGALKG, from the coding sequence ATGACCCAGAGCCTTCCCGATCGCACCGTGCCCGTCGCCCTGGCGCCGGCCGCCGGTGCGGCGCTCTCCCCCGCGGCCGACGAGGTCCGCCCGCGGCAGAACCGCCCGTCGCGACGGCGTCGCGTCGAGCAGGGGTTCGTGCTCGCCGCTCTCGTCGTCTTCGCCGTGATCTTCGCCTACCCCTTCGTGTGGCTGGTGAGCGCGTCGTTCAAGCCGCGAGGCGAGGTGTTCGACAACAAGCTCATCCCCGATACGTTCACCGTCGAAAACTACGTGCGCGTGTGGCAGGAGGCTCCCCTCGCGCTGTGGCTGCTGAACACGCTCATCGTGACGGTGCTGGCTGCCGTCACCGTCACCATCTCGAGCGCCATGGTCGCATGGGGGTTCGCATACTTCCGCTTCCGCGGACGCGGCGTGCTGTTCGGGCTGGTGCTGGCCAGCATGATGCTCCCGGGGGCGGTGACCATGATCCCGACGTTCCTCATCTGGAACGCCCTGGGGCAGATCGGCACGCTCACCCCGATGTGGGCGCAGAATCTCTTCGCGAGCGCCTTCTACGTCTTCCTCATCCGCCAGTTCATGCTCGGCCTTCCGCGTGAGCTGTTCGACGCCGCGCGCGTCGACGGGGCGTCGCAGTGGGGCCTCTTCTGGCGTATCGTCCTGCCTCTGAGCAAGCCGGCGATCGCGGTGACGCTGGTGTTCGAGGTGCAGGCGGTGTGGACCGATCTCATGCGGGCGCTGATCTACCTGCGCGATGCCTCGACGTTCACCATTCCGCGCGGACTCAAGTCGCTCGTGGACTCGTTCGGGTTCGGCGGCGAGTGGCACTGGGAGATCATCATCACCGCCAGCGTCATCGCCACGGTGCCGATGATCCTCATCTTCTTCCTCGGGCAGCGGCAGATCATCCGAGGGGTGGGGGCCGGGGCGCTCAAGGGCTGA
- a CDS encoding carbohydrate ABC transporter permease yields the protein MNKTSRPASIALYAAVIAIVALLLLPFVWVFFGSFKTQAEFMSDPGAWFPHTFQIQNYIDLFAENGFGRYFVNSAIVSIVAVSANVLFSSMAGYALAKLEFRGKNLVFSAVIFAWIVPYVAIFVPQFLVVVQLGLVNTLAGIFAPLLVTPLSVFIMRQFAYSLPTELLEAARVDGAGEARLFFGIFLPLSGPPVATIAILSFLGSWNSFLWPLIVAQSEDTFTLPVALAVASQASNTTEFGILLAGAVVVLLPVLILFLFLQKYFIQGVATAGIK from the coding sequence TTGAACAAGACATCGCGCCCCGCCTCGATCGCTCTCTACGCCGCGGTCATCGCCATCGTCGCCCTGCTGCTGCTGCCCTTCGTCTGGGTGTTCTTCGGATCGTTCAAAACGCAGGCCGAGTTCATGTCCGACCCCGGCGCCTGGTTCCCCCACACCTTCCAGATTCAGAACTACATCGACCTGTTCGCCGAGAACGGGTTCGGCCGGTACTTCGTCAACAGCGCGATCGTCTCCATCGTGGCGGTCTCGGCCAACGTGCTGTTCAGCTCGATGGCCGGCTACGCGCTGGCGAAGCTGGAGTTCCGGGGAAAGAACCTGGTCTTCTCGGCCGTCATCTTCGCGTGGATCGTGCCGTACGTGGCGATCTTCGTGCCGCAGTTCCTCGTCGTCGTGCAGCTGGGCCTCGTCAACACGCTCGCGGGCATCTTCGCCCCGTTGCTGGTGACGCCCCTGTCGGTGTTCATCATGCGCCAGTTCGCGTACTCGCTGCCGACGGAGCTGCTCGAAGCGGCCCGCGTCGACGGCGCGGGCGAGGCGCGCCTGTTCTTCGGCATCTTCCTGCCGCTGTCGGGACCGCCTGTGGCCACCATCGCGATCCTGTCGTTCCTCGGCTCGTGGAACTCCTTCCTGTGGCCGCTCATCGTGGCGCAGAGCGAGGACACCTTCACCCTGCCCGTCGCGCTGGCGGTGGCATCGCAGGCATCCAACACGACGGAGTTCGGCATTCTGCTGGCGGGGGCCGTGGTCGTGCTGCTGCCGGTGCTCATCCTGTTCCTGTTCCTCCAGAAGTACTTCATCCAGGGGGTCGCGACCGCCGGCATCAAGTGA
- a CDS encoding carbohydrate ABC transporter permease, producing MQRAQARAAWLFLLPFLVITAAFTAIPVLAAMGMSLTDITSRDIRTPFAVDFVGLENFIRVLGDAGFQRSMLNTALFVAVCVPLTVALGLVLALLLDRGIRRLRTLFRAAAYLPVITNIVAAAVIWQYAFAPLGPVNAALEGIGVVGPNWLGDPVAAVTTVVMLGVWRNVGTCMVLFLAGLQAIPQQVYEAASVDGASPVRRFWSITLPLLRPATLLVTVLMTVSFLSIFEEPYLLTAGGPLGATRSIALWIYEQFGFGNTAISMAGSFLLIVFVSIVAVVQFRLLRPKH from the coding sequence TTGCAGCGGGCGCAGGCGCGCGCGGCCTGGTTGTTCCTGCTGCCGTTCCTGGTGATCACGGCGGCGTTCACCGCGATCCCGGTGCTCGCTGCCATGGGCATGAGCCTCACCGACATCACGTCCCGTGACATCCGCACCCCCTTCGCCGTCGACTTCGTGGGGCTGGAGAACTTCATCCGGGTGCTCGGCGACGCCGGCTTCCAGCGGTCGATGCTCAACACGGCGCTGTTCGTCGCGGTCTGCGTCCCGCTCACGGTCGCACTGGGGCTGGTGCTGGCGCTGCTGCTGGACAGGGGCATCCGCCGGCTGCGTACGCTCTTCCGTGCCGCCGCCTACCTGCCGGTGATCACCAACATCGTCGCGGCCGCCGTCATCTGGCAGTACGCCTTCGCTCCGCTCGGTCCCGTGAACGCCGCACTCGAGGGCATCGGGGTCGTCGGTCCCAACTGGCTCGGCGACCCCGTCGCGGCGGTGACCACCGTTGTGATGCTCGGCGTCTGGCGCAACGTCGGCACCTGCATGGTGCTCTTCCTGGCGGGGCTGCAGGCCATCCCGCAGCAGGTCTACGAGGCGGCATCCGTCGACGGGGCGTCGCCTGTCCGACGGTTCTGGTCGATCACGCTTCCGCTGCTGCGCCCGGCGACCCTGCTGGTGACGGTCCTCATGACGGTGTCGTTCCTCAGCATCTTCGAGGAGCCCTACCTGCTGACCGCCGGCGGCCCCCTCGGCGCGACCCGTTCGATCGCCCTCTGGATCTACGAGCAGTTCGGGTTCGGCAACACTGCGATCTCGATGGCGGGGTCGTTCCTGCTGATCGTCTTCGTCTCGATCGTGGCCGTCGTGCAATTCCGTCTGCTGAGGCCGAAGCATTGA
- a CDS encoding extracellular solute-binding protein — MSIPTRRRIRPIGAAVAVTTAALILAGCGRPDDGGSADGDAGSVTDGPATGTIELWAAGAEAEELPTLFDDFIAENPDVEIDMTPIPEEEFVTKMTAAIAAGTVPDLVYVFAEHQPALFATEAFAPVPDGLVDEADFFESVWKTGEVDGVSYGVPWFTYARVFQYRADLAEAAGVGAPQDWDDLREFAQTLKDGGVAYPLAFYVVPFDEYTAAQFDTFAHQNGGGIINDDNTEWTINSPENVEALEFYGSLFADGFVSPDGPTSVDSVAYLTQDRIAGVLNGPWLRGWIKDANGEAWLDEHMAALVPPAGPDGERAASIGGGNWAVLEDADNADAAWKFVQYASTPETQLAWFEAMGNLPTVQVAWDEPAIADDEALDQVREAMEHGVSIPAVPTWNQVGKVLGEQIERVARGTATAQEALDAAQAEVESIGVGQ, encoded by the coding sequence ATGAGCATCCCGACACGGAGACGGATCCGTCCGATCGGCGCGGCCGTCGCGGTCACGACCGCCGCGCTGATCCTCGCCGGATGTGGACGACCGGATGACGGCGGTTCGGCAGACGGCGATGCCGGTTCCGTGACTGACGGGCCGGCGACGGGAACGATCGAGCTGTGGGCGGCGGGGGCCGAGGCCGAGGAGCTGCCGACGCTGTTCGACGACTTCATCGCCGAGAACCCCGACGTGGAGATCGACATGACGCCGATCCCCGAAGAGGAATTCGTCACCAAGATGACCGCGGCGATCGCCGCGGGCACGGTCCCGGACCTCGTCTACGTCTTCGCGGAGCATCAGCCGGCCCTGTTCGCGACCGAGGCCTTCGCGCCGGTTCCGGATGGGCTGGTCGACGAAGCGGACTTCTTCGAATCGGTGTGGAAGACGGGTGAGGTCGACGGGGTGTCCTACGGCGTCCCCTGGTTCACGTACGCGCGCGTCTTCCAGTACCGCGCCGATCTGGCCGAGGCCGCCGGCGTGGGCGCCCCGCAGGACTGGGACGACCTGCGCGAGTTCGCCCAGACGCTCAAGGACGGCGGCGTCGCCTATCCGCTGGCCTTCTACGTGGTCCCGTTCGACGAGTACACCGCCGCGCAGTTCGACACGTTCGCGCACCAGAACGGCGGTGGCATCATCAACGACGACAACACCGAGTGGACCATCAACTCCCCGGAGAACGTCGAGGCGCTGGAGTTCTACGGGTCGCTCTTCGCCGACGGGTTCGTCTCACCCGACGGCCCGACGTCCGTCGACTCGGTGGCCTACCTCACGCAGGACCGCATCGCGGGAGTCCTGAACGGCCCGTGGCTGCGCGGCTGGATCAAGGATGCCAACGGCGAGGCGTGGCTCGATGAGCACATGGCCGCCCTCGTGCCGCCGGCCGGCCCCGACGGAGAGCGCGCCGCATCGATCGGCGGCGGCAACTGGGCCGTGCTCGAAGACGCCGACAACGCCGATGCCGCCTGGAAGTTCGTCCAGTACGCGTCGACGCCCGAGACCCAGCTGGCCTGGTTCGAGGCGATGGGCAACCTGCCGACCGTGCAGGTGGCATGGGACGAGCCCGCCATCGCCGACGATGAGGCCCTCGACCAGGTGCGCGAGGCCATGGAACACGGCGTGTCCATCCCGGCGGTGCCCACCTGGAACCAGGTCGGCAAGGTGCTGGGGGAGCAGATCGAGCGCGTCGCCCGCGGAACCGCGACGGCGCAGGAAGCGCTGGATGCCGCGCAGGCAGAGGTCGAATCCATCGGCGTCGGCCAGTAG
- a CDS encoding MerR family transcriptional regulator: MMQIGELAERTALSHRTIRHYDEIGLLVPTGRTEGGFRLYTRTDEERLLLIRRMKPLGYTLEEMADLLRVVDALSAHPEDPAMRARLHEIRAEAVERRERLAQQLAAAYEFVARLGVL; the protein is encoded by the coding sequence ATGATGCAGATCGGCGAACTCGCGGAGCGCACCGCGCTGTCGCACCGCACGATCCGTCACTACGACGAGATCGGCCTGCTGGTGCCGACGGGCCGCACCGAGGGCGGCTTCCGGCTCTACACCCGCACCGACGAGGAGCGCCTGCTGCTCATCCGGCGCATGAAGCCGCTGGGCTACACGCTGGAGGAGATGGCCGACCTGCTGAGGGTCGTCGACGCGTTGAGCGCGCATCCCGAGGACCCGGCCATGCGCGCCCGGCTCCACGAGATCCGTGCCGAGGCGGTGGAGCGCCGCGAGAGGCTGGCGCAGCAACTCGCAGCGGCCTATGAGTTCGTCGCTCGCTTGGGTGTGCTCTGA
- a CDS encoding right-handed parallel beta-helix repeat-containing protein, with the protein MDSIGESEEARTPASARPDPPRGAPGRARIVGGVLAALAAVAALIWVIAPIAVTTQSGPAPTQTSLVPLITSTVPAGTSAVMAGPGIDPTGQTVSTDGVRAFIASMPAEGVRVLEVPAGSVIQLDGTIEIPERTIVRGGGELRWTGGIAESAAMSVVGDNVEISGVTLTNPNELGSADGDRNYGIEIKASDVRIIGNHLESFQNGIAVRYGGEYHDIIIAGNRVKDIVGVGGGPDSQENLGEDRGDGIVVWGAQATVTGNVVNAKPGTDARVGIHTESITLDNAADAPHSASMVTISDNVVYGTFRRSIVSENVAHTTITGNTVADATWWGIAIILQSHDSVVSGNTVIYTRTAEDEQGKNYNPQRGPIMIYGGVERALVTGNSLLVAEGATARAYVIVQATGNQVPTDITVDGNTGATENGAVEDGIATAGPVRGLRVTDNRLSGFSANGVAVEGDSDFVIDRNELRGGSGARAGVRVEGSPGQVTDNVISDVGTAVDAPGGVVVEGNVER; encoded by the coding sequence GTGGACTCGATTGGGGAATCAGAAGAGGCCCGCACTCCCGCCTCCGCGCGGCCCGACCCGCCACGGGGGGCGCCGGGTCGGGCGCGGATCGTCGGCGGTGTGCTCGCCGCGCTCGCCGCGGTGGCCGCGCTGATCTGGGTGATCGCGCCGATTGCGGTCACGACGCAGAGCGGGCCGGCCCCGACGCAGACCTCGCTCGTTCCGCTGATCACCTCGACGGTGCCGGCGGGCACCTCTGCTGTGATGGCGGGACCCGGCATCGATCCCACCGGTCAGACCGTGTCGACGGACGGGGTACGCGCCTTCATCGCCAGCATGCCGGCCGAGGGGGTGCGCGTGCTCGAAGTGCCCGCCGGCAGCGTGATCCAATTGGACGGCACGATCGAGATCCCGGAGCGCACGATCGTCCGTGGCGGGGGAGAGCTGCGGTGGACCGGCGGCATCGCCGAATCGGCCGCAATGAGCGTCGTGGGCGACAACGTCGAGATCAGCGGGGTGACGCTCACGAACCCGAACGAGCTGGGATCGGCCGACGGGGACCGCAACTACGGCATCGAGATCAAGGCATCCGACGTGCGCATCATCGGCAACCATCTGGAGTCGTTCCAGAACGGCATCGCCGTGCGCTACGGCGGCGAGTACCACGACATCATCATCGCCGGCAACCGTGTCAAGGACATCGTGGGTGTCGGTGGCGGCCCCGACTCGCAGGAGAACCTGGGAGAGGACCGCGGGGACGGCATCGTCGTGTGGGGTGCGCAGGCGACGGTCACCGGCAACGTGGTCAATGCGAAGCCGGGCACAGACGCCCGTGTCGGCATCCACACCGAGAGCATCACGCTCGACAACGCCGCCGACGCCCCGCACTCCGCCTCGATGGTCACCATCTCGGACAACGTCGTCTACGGCACCTTCCGCCGGTCGATCGTCAGCGAGAACGTGGCGCACACCACGATCACCGGCAACACCGTGGCGGATGCCACGTGGTGGGGGATCGCGATCATCCTGCAGTCCCATGACAGCGTGGTCAGCGGCAATACCGTGATCTACACCCGCACGGCGGAGGACGAGCAGGGAAAGAACTACAACCCCCAGCGCGGTCCGATCATGATCTACGGCGGGGTGGAGCGCGCCCTGGTGACGGGCAACTCCCTCCTCGTCGCCGAAGGGGCGACGGCGCGGGCCTACGTCATCGTGCAGGCCACCGGCAATCAGGTGCCCACCGACATCACGGTGGACGGCAACACCGGCGCGACCGAGAACGGCGCGGTCGAGGACGGCATCGCGACGGCGGGACCGGTGCGAGGGCTGCGGGTGACCGACAACCGTCTCTCGGGGTTCAGCGCGAACGGTGTGGCCGTCGAGGGCGACTCGGACTTCGTCATCGACCGCAACGAGCTGCGCGGCGGTTCCGGCGCGCGGGCGGGAGTGCGGGTGGAGGGCAGCCCCGGCCAGGTCACCGACAACGTCATCAGCGACGTCGGCACGGCCGTCGACGCGCCCGGCGGCGTCGTGGTTGAGGGCAACGTCGAACGCTGA
- a CDS encoding NAD(P)H-hydrate dehydratase — protein MTEARGSAPQPVTRELLSAWGLPEPGADKKARGDVIVVGGSRRTPGGVMLAGEAALRVGAGRLSVFVPRSIDAQVGTVLPEAGIYALPDEASEPFDSPAREKIAASDAVLVGPGFDDAEETRDTLVAVGDAGPARLVLDAYALGVLPDVDRARLPEELLLTPNREELSILLGEDADDFGDDLVAAVGHVARRYLAVVTCYDVVAAPDGACWRIDGGGPGLATSGSGDVLAGAVTGFVARGTGLARAAVWGSATHARAGDRLTDRLGLGFLARELAAELPLGLIDLS, from the coding sequence ATGACCGAGGCCCGCGGCAGCGCCCCGCAGCCCGTGACCCGCGAACTTCTGTCGGCATGGGGGCTGCCCGAGCCCGGCGCCGACAAGAAGGCCCGCGGCGACGTCATCGTGGTCGGCGGCTCACGCCGCACGCCCGGGGGCGTCATGCTTGCGGGGGAAGCCGCGCTGCGGGTCGGGGCGGGCAGGCTGAGCGTCTTCGTGCCGAGGTCCATCGACGCCCAGGTGGGCACGGTGCTGCCCGAAGCCGGCATCTACGCCCTGCCCGACGAGGCGTCCGAGCCCTTCGACTCTCCGGCGCGGGAGAAGATCGCGGCGTCGGATGCCGTGCTCGTCGGGCCCGGCTTCGACGACGCCGAAGAGACCCGCGACACGCTCGTGGCTGTCGGCGATGCCGGCCCGGCGCGCCTCGTACTCGACGCCTACGCGCTGGGGGTCCTGCCGGACGTCGACCGCGCCCGGCTGCCGGAGGAGCTGCTGCTGACTCCCAACCGCGAGGAGCTGTCGATCCTGCTCGGCGAGGACGCCGACGACTTCGGCGACGATCTGGTCGCTGCGGTCGGCCACGTCGCCCGCCGCTACCTCGCCGTGGTGACGTGCTACGACGTCGTCGCCGCGCCCGACGGCGCATGCTGGCGGATCGACGGCGGCGGACCGGGCCTGGCGACGTCGGGCAGCGGCGACGTGCTGGCCGGGGCGGTCACCGGCTTCGTCGCGCGCGGGACGGGGTTGGCCAGGGCCGCGGTGTGGGGCTCCGCCACCCATGCGCGTGCCGGTGATCGGCTGACTGACCGCCTGGGACTCGGGTTCCTCGCCCGCGAACTGGCAGCCGAGCTGCCGCTGGGCCTCATCGACCTGAGCTAG
- a CDS encoding histidine phosphatase family protein, with product MPVKTLWLVRHGESVGNVAATRAEREGLERIPLDIRDSDVPLSPTGEQQAAALGEWLAEHRVEVESFWVSPYLRARQTLAIALGDDPVPVAVDERLRDRELGILDLLTTSGVARLHPEEAARRRHLGKFYHRPPGGESWADVALRLRSFLADLLVTPQESALVVAHDAIVTLIASLLRRLQEQEILEFASGNPVLNASVTRLDFADDDWRMPLFSDVGHLREEGATVTVHPGTPDVGDPESADSRGNGRP from the coding sequence ATGCCGGTGAAGACTCTGTGGCTCGTACGACACGGTGAGAGCGTGGGAAACGTCGCGGCGACGCGCGCCGAACGCGAGGGACTCGAGCGCATACCGCTGGACATCCGCGACTCCGACGTGCCGCTGTCGCCGACGGGCGAGCAGCAGGCCGCGGCGCTGGGCGAATGGCTCGCCGAGCACCGCGTCGAGGTCGAGTCCTTCTGGGTCTCGCCCTACCTGCGCGCCCGCCAGACCCTCGCGATCGCGCTCGGCGACGATCCCGTACCCGTCGCCGTCGACGAGAGGCTGCGGGACCGGGAGCTCGGCATCCTGGACCTCCTCACCACCAGCGGAGTGGCGCGGCTGCATCCCGAGGAGGCAGCGCGGCGACGGCATCTCGGCAAGTTCTACCACCGCCCCCCGGGCGGCGAATCGTGGGCCGACGTCGCCCTTCGCCTGCGCTCCTTCCTCGCCGACCTGCTCGTCACGCCGCAGGAGTCGGCGCTCGTCGTCGCTCACGATGCGATCGTCACGCTCATCGCGTCGCTGCTGCGCCGTCTGCAGGAGCAGGAGATCCTCGAGTTCGCATCGGGCAACCCGGTGCTGAACGCCTCGGTGACCCGTCTCGACTTCGCAGACGACGACTGGCGGATGCCGCTCTTCTCCGACGTCGGCCACCTGCGCGAAGAGGGTGCAACGGTCACCGTCCATCCGGGAACCCCCGACGTCGGCGATCCGGAATCCGCGGACTCCCGAGGGAACGGGCGGCCATGA
- a CDS encoding DUF1269 domain-containing protein, protein MADLIVIAFDSEPDAEGAYNTVQQLQGDMVVQLAGLALVKVNSEGKTSVEYPGGIANIGFGALGGALFGTLIGILFFVPVGGLVVGGLVGALFAGLDKAGMDSEFRSRVQSAVSAGKSAVVIYATKLTADKFASALAPFHGTVIQTSLSHEDEQELIRDLGAAEAAAGTPAPATTE, encoded by the coding sequence ATGGCTGATCTGATCGTTATCGCCTTCGACTCCGAGCCCGACGCCGAAGGGGCGTACAACACGGTGCAGCAGTTGCAGGGCGACATGGTGGTGCAACTCGCGGGCCTCGCGCTGGTCAAGGTCAACAGCGAGGGCAAGACGAGCGTCGAGTACCCGGGCGGGATCGCGAACATCGGTTTCGGGGCTCTCGGCGGGGCCCTGTTCGGCACCCTCATCGGCATTCTCTTCTTCGTGCCCGTCGGTGGACTCGTCGTCGGTGGACTCGTGGGAGCCTTGTTCGCGGGCCTCGACAAGGCCGGTATGGACTCGGAGTTCCGCAGTCGGGTGCAATCGGCCGTCTCGGCCGGCAAGTCGGCCGTCGTGATCTACGCCACCAAGCTCACTGCCGACAAGTTCGCATCGGCGCTGGCACCCTTCCACGGCACGGTCATTCAGACCTCGCTGTCCCATGAGGACGAGCAGGAACTCATTCGCGACCTCGGCGCAGCAGAGGCCGCAGCCGGCACGCCGGCTCCCGCCACGACCGAGTAA
- a CDS encoding zinc-dependent alcohol dehydrogenase family protein — protein MKALVYRGAGEKAWQEVPDPVITNATDAIVRIDATTICGTDLHILKGDVPAVTEGRILGHEGVGTVTEIGAAVEGLAVGDRVIISCISACGHCAYCRKQVYSHCLAPEGQSGIGWILGHLIDGTQAEYVRIPYAENSLYKVPATVTDAEAILLSDILPTGHEIGVQAGKVKAGDVVAVIGAGPVGLATIATAGLYGPSRVIAMDLDANRIEQARQFGATDGVLSSDAAWRDQVMALTDGLGVDVAIEAVGIPATFAAALDIVRPGGVVANVGVHGKPVELPIDRLWIANIAITMGLVNTNTTDTLLKLVEQHKLEASLFVTHEFTLDEIEEAYDVFGRAAETKALKVMITA, from the coding sequence ATGAAGGCTCTCGTGTACCGCGGTGCAGGCGAGAAGGCGTGGCAGGAGGTGCCGGATCCGGTCATCACGAACGCGACGGATGCCATCGTCAGGATCGACGCGACGACGATCTGCGGCACCGACCTGCACATCCTCAAGGGCGACGTCCCGGCCGTCACCGAGGGCCGCATCCTCGGCCATGAGGGCGTGGGGACGGTCACCGAGATCGGTGCGGCGGTGGAGGGTCTCGCCGTCGGCGACCGCGTGATCATCTCGTGCATCAGCGCGTGCGGGCACTGCGCCTACTGCCGCAAGCAGGTGTACTCGCACTGCCTGGCACCGGAAGGCCAATCCGGCATCGGTTGGATCCTCGGGCACCTGATCGACGGCACGCAGGCCGAGTATGTGCGCATCCCCTATGCCGAGAACTCGCTCTACAAGGTGCCTGCCACCGTGACCGACGCCGAGGCGATCCTCCTGTCGGACATCCTGCCGACCGGGCATGAGATCGGAGTACAGGCCGGCAAGGTCAAGGCCGGCGACGTCGTGGCCGTCATCGGTGCGGGACCCGTGGGGCTGGCGACCATCGCGACGGCAGGCCTCTACGGGCCGTCGCGCGTCATCGCGATGGACCTCGACGCCAACCGCATCGAGCAGGCCAGGCAGTTCGGCGCCACCGACGGAGTGCTGTCGTCGGATGCCGCCTGGCGCGACCAGGTCATGGCCCTGACCGACGGGCTCGGCGTCGACGTCGCCATCGAGGCCGTCGGCATACCCGCGACCTTCGCCGCGGCGCTGGACATCGTGCGTCCCGGCGGCGTCGTGGCCAACGTCGGCGTGCACGGCAAGCCCGTGGAGCTTCCGATCGACCGCCTGTGGATCGCCAACATCGCGATCACGATGGGGCTGGTGAACACCAACACCACCGACACGCTGCTGAAACTCGTCGAACAGCACAAGCTTGAGGCATCCCTCTTCGTCACCCACGAGTTCACGCTCGATGAGATCGAGGAAGCATACGACGTGTTCGGCCGCGCAGCGGAGACGAAGGCGCTGAAGGTCATGATCACCGCGTGA
- a CDS encoding HNH endonuclease, translating to MQDTTYLPPDEAAARAIGRLGEILPDLIGVREQMARLQAHEARLLAATGGIVEDWVADAGLQRRSEAEMPHRIAASEIAAAWRVSDRTVQRQIGDATTLVNDYPATFASLEAGRISAAHVRVIIGNGTIISRAELRSEYEAAILPYAESEAASRLGPIARLRAQWYSDTTVDERHQQARLRRAVSVTDLDDGMAELIAVLPAPLAHGAFDRLSQIARLAQNARTTGDDNTLLSHEDLHPDAVPDTRDLNELRADILSDLLLTGAPSSVDAPDGGLHAIRGTVQVTVPVLTLIGGNVTDPFDATTLAGHGPIDSATAVALAAGAPGWDRILTHPITGSVLGVDRYRPSEEMRRYLRVRDEHCRFPACRIPARLCDIDHNIAHAHGGPTHVCNLAHFCERHHTGKHHSTWKVRQLPGGVLEWTSPTGRVYIDRPVSQIAFATEPEDAPF from the coding sequence ATGCAGGATACGACTTATCTTCCCCCGGACGAAGCGGCCGCGCGTGCCATCGGTCGGCTGGGTGAGATCCTGCCCGACCTGATCGGGGTACGCGAGCAGATGGCGCGCCTGCAGGCCCATGAGGCCCGACTCCTCGCCGCGACCGGCGGCATCGTCGAGGACTGGGTCGCCGATGCCGGCCTGCAGCGGCGCTCCGAAGCGGAGATGCCCCACCGCATCGCGGCGTCCGAAATCGCCGCGGCCTGGCGCGTCAGCGACCGAACCGTGCAACGCCAGATCGGTGACGCCACCACCCTCGTCAACGACTACCCCGCCACGTTCGCCTCGCTCGAGGCAGGCCGCATCTCCGCCGCCCACGTCCGCGTCATCATCGGCAACGGAACGATCATCTCGCGCGCCGAACTGCGCTCCGAGTACGAAGCGGCGATTCTGCCCTACGCCGAGAGCGAGGCTGCCAGCCGGCTCGGCCCGATCGCCCGACTCCGGGCGCAGTGGTACTCCGACACCACGGTCGACGAGCGGCACCAGCAGGCCCGGCTGCGACGCGCTGTGTCGGTGACAGACCTCGACGACGGCATGGCCGAGCTCATCGCGGTGCTCCCCGCCCCGCTCGCCCACGGTGCCTTCGACCGCCTCTCACAGATCGCCCGCCTCGCCCAGAACGCCCGCACCACCGGCGACGACAACACTCTGCTCTCCCACGAAGACCTTCACCCCGATGCGGTGCCCGACACCCGTGACCTCAACGAGCTGCGCGCCGACATCCTCTCCGACCTGCTCCTGACGGGGGCGCCATCGTCGGTGGACGCCCCTGACGGCGGGCTTCACGCGATCCGCGGCACCGTGCAGGTCACCGTCCCCGTCCTCACCCTCATCGGCGGCAACGTCACCGATCCGTTCGACGCGACCACCCTCGCCGGGCACGGCCCCATCGACAGCGCCACCGCGGTGGCCCTGGCGGCGGGCGCCCCCGGCTGGGACCGCATCCTCACCCACCCCATCACCGGCAGCGTCCTCGGCGTCGACCGCTATCGCCCTTCAGAGGAGATGCGCCGCTACCTGCGGGTCCGCGACGAACACTGCCGGTTTCCCGCCTGCCGCATCCCCGCCCGACTCTGTGACATCGACCACAACATCGCCCACGCGCACGGTGGACCCACGCACGTCTGCAATCTCGCCCACTTCTGCGAACGACACCACACCGGCAAGCACCACTCCACGTGGAAAGTGCGACAACTCCCC